One Tenebrio molitor chromosome 2, icTenMoli1.1, whole genome shotgun sequence genomic region harbors:
- the LOC138124227 gene encoding inversin isoform X2, with protein MTSATSDATTTTGARHTKHRRAATIRGVSALMYAAQQGDVESVRKIVREQSEALLIRDRTGKTPLHYCCTSDNICAAQAADLLVMAAPDLVESHDEDGFTPLHLAVIAGNMPLVTFLLANKADVNAVDNEKHTVVHWATVCGETAALRAVLSAGAPVSTPDVHGGYPLHYAAQMCGGDKDSNLGLQVLQTLLSHSDIVVSVEDGDGRQPLLWAASAGSAKAVLALIRAKAAVEAPDKDGLTALHCAASRGHTDCIDSLLTLCGASPDVIDTNGCTALHYAVTLGHADATALLLAHGTDPNRQDRKGRTPAHCGCAKGQFETVKMIGAHGANLWLRNARGDLPLHEAAASGRRDLVRWLLDMRPSQVNARNNDGRCPLHLAALNDNADMCKILLDAGAQINPILRTSKNTFMTPLDCALQRGFRSTAKYLQLHGGVPANRLGDHGQAMNPGLNLQIKNDVTFWGDTSSDSERENGEVTRHSKRIQRKKLSHKYDKKRASLSGSDENSKLMSGHLDGRHKRRFGEKNRRVKTGGRSDSATSVEMSKHGNRKAPSGRFDYTNEIVINGKTEINIHQSKEIKTGENQEVQNKIPSKLSTEVAEKVISEAEKVTAEVTVEKEKRPKSAKHAKVREKSGKSTGKEDSARRKSRPNSKHTQGNIEQSKQSQTTERKVAKSVEENKDKNENENDNRLVPGEVVKEATSHQIDAIKETKLADQQSLMSNTSEDVEEHKNLVVEAAVHEPPKSTLTEDQDLEVAKEQDLDGKHEVDQEVDVAKETNEAIDKKIEQDSGEKHNVENEIEDSKGEGEGEGISESVVVAGEKIESEPIAETNDKSLEAEKTNGESDVKESDVMKEPTQETEETEKNNEEVSDALEEKKNENVTLEAGKSEVDAKLVETENNKVIDENLQETTVDTDKESSEKAEDKTNLDVSIADAPEIKDLNNEKEESEEQATAVSETVENNISKETVGVVEGAENKEELSGVENKLEKSEELGDQLKNGREDGKLESEVKTETNDVVAAQSTENDITVNGANGKIEDELETVKNEGVATEEVQKPKSKKKSNRKKKQTSEDQAYEIIYKTIGDDEENDDVGSERSSVKDDATKQQTKREKLKPQKTISETKSSDEYSSDLESDSSTSTSITVKEHKSFRILNDEEAEKIESSKQKPKRVARKPKSPLKKQRSRSEENKKDKNKVKEMEKTTKSKIPTSLTKTPLFKSDKYLNIPDRKTKSSMESRVPSLPNINENRDKFKEHPRSDSNMSAPLMASVYSDNEKASASDLEEEEQQRGSAVRRKKVKRKSKAREARSAGSDYESSNVIDSGFEPSPRSSRIPKWKNMTERGVNMTSVTQSIQTNIRRYHLERKIFQHLLDLKRMQIRAGQHNEAILVKRAIDSYHQSCASTIGAGRYVPEDYSFRSFEKFLYLSLRKLQRNGADHLKGLPETAANPLLCTQSTHRCMHATHAYTGIPCAAYHSLKKFSVSEDAAQRRT; from the exons TTTGCGGCGAGACGGCAGCTTTGAGGGCGGTTTTATCGGCAGGAGCCCCCGTTTCGACCCCCGATGTCCATGGCGGATATCCTCTTCACTATGCCGCCCAGATGTGCGGAGGT GACAAGGATTCCAACCTCGGCCTCCAAGTCCTGCAAACCCTGCTCTCCCACAGCGACATCGTCGTCTCCGTAGAAGACGGCGACGGTCGCCAACCACTCCTCTGGGCCGCAAGCGCCGGCTCTGCTAAAGCAGTCCTGGCCTTGATCCGAGCAAAAGCCGCCGTAGAAGCTCCAGACAAAGACGGCTTGACCGCCCTCCACTGTGCCGCCTCCAGGGGCCACACCGACTGCATCGACAGCCTCCTCACCCTATGCGGCGCCTCCCCCGACGTGATCGACACCAATGGTTGCACGGCCCTCCACTACGCCGTCACTCTAG GACACGCAGATGCCACCGCTCTGCTGTTGGCCCACGGAACCGATCCCAACCGGCAAGACAGAAAAGGGAGGACTCCAGCGCACTGCGGCTGTGCCAAAGGACAATTCGAAACGGTGAAGATGATCGGAGCTCACGGTGCAAATCTTTGGTTGAGAAATGCGAGAGGAGATCTTCCGCTGCACGAGGCTGCAGCGTCAGGGAGGAGGGACTTGGTGCGGTGGTTGTTGGACATGAGGCCCAGCCAAGTCAATGCAAGGAACAACGACGGTCGATGTCCGTTGCACCTGGCAGCTTTAAACGATAACGCCGACATGTGCAAG ATCTTGTTGGACGCTGGGGCACAAATCAACCCAATTCTTCGTACTTCCAAGAACACCTTCATGACCCCTTTGGACTGCGCCCTCCAGAGGGGCTTCCGATCTACTGCAAAGTACCTCCAGCTCCACGGTGGAGTTCCTGCCAACAGACTGGGAGACCACGGTCAAGCGATGAATCCAGGCCTCAACTTGCAGATCAAGAACGACGTGACCTTCTGGGGCGACACTAGCTCAGACAGCGAACGCGAAAACGGAGAAGTGACCAGGCACAGCAAGCGAATACAAAGGAAGAAGCTCTCGCACAAGTATGATAAGAAAAGAGCTTCGTTGTCCGGCAGTGACGAAAACAGTAAGTTGATGAGTGGCCACTTGGATGGTAGGCATAAACGACGATTCGGGGAGAAAAATCGAAGAGTTAAGACAGGAGGTAGAAGTGATAGTGCCACAAGCGTCGAAATGTCAAAGCATGGCAACAGAAAAGCACCATCAGGTAGATTTGATTATACGAATGAGATAGTTATCAATGGTAAGACGGAAATTAACATTCACCAAAGCAAAGAGATTAAGACTGGTGAAAATCAAGAAgtccaaaataaaataccGAGTAAATTATCAACGGAAGTAGCTGAGAAGGTGATCAGCGAGGCTGAAAAAGTGACAGCAGAAGTCACAGTTGAGAAAGAGAAAAGACCAAAAAGTGCGAAGCACGCCAAAGTAAGAGAGAAGTCGGGCAAATCGACGGGAAAAGAAGACAGTGCAAGGAGAAAGTCAAGGCCAAATTCTAAACATACACAGGGTAATATTGAACAATCGAAACAAAGTCAGACAACAGAAAGAAAAGTAGCAAAAAGTGTAGaagaaaataaagataaaaatgaaaatgaaaatgataatCGATTAGTGCCTGGTGAAGTAGTCAAGGAAGCTACTTCACACCAAATTGATGCAATCAAAGAAACAAAACTGGCTGATCAGCAGTCGTTAATGTCTAACACTAGTGAAGATGTAGAAGAGCATAAGAATCTCGTGGTTGAAGCAGCTGTGCACGAACCACCTAAATCTACATTAACTGAAGACCAAGATTTGGAAGTAGCCAAGGAACAAGATCTTGATGGTAAACATGAAGTAGATCAAGAGGTTGATGTTGCAAAGGAAACAAATGAAGCGATTGACAAAAAGATAGAACAAGATAGTGGTGAGAAGCAcaatgttgaaaatgaaattgaagACAGTAAAGGTGAAGGTGAAGGTGAAGGAATCAGTGAAAGTGTTGTTGTTGCTggggaaaaaattgaaagtgaACCAATAGCAGAAACCAATGACAAAAGTCTAGAGGCTGAAAAGACTAATGGTGAGTCTGATGTTAAAGAAAGTGATGTAATGAAAGAGCCAACACAAGAAACAGAAGAAACGGAGAAAAACAATGAAGAAGTTAGTGACGCTTTGGAAGAAAAGAAGAACGAAAATGTAACTTTGGAAGCAGGAAAATCGGAAGTCGATGCTAAATTGGTTGAGACTGAAAATAATAAGGTTATTGATGAAAATCTTCAAGAGACGACGGTTGATACTGACAAGGAATCTTCTGAAAAAGCCGAAGATAAAACTAATTTGGATGTTAGTATTGCAGACGCACCAGAAATAAAAGACTTGAACAATGAAAAAGAAGAGTCTGAAGAACAAGCTACTGCAGTGTCTGAAACGGTGgaaaacaatatttcaaaagaaaCTGTTGGAGTTGTTGAAGGTGCTGAAAACAAAGAGGAACTCTCTGGAGTTGAAAATAAGTTAGAAAAGAGTGAGGAATTAGGTGATCAATTGAAGAATGGCAGAGAAGATGGAAAGTTGGAATCGGAGGTAAAAACTGAAACGAATGATGTTGTTGCTGCACAATCTACTGAAAATGATATTACTGTTAATGGTgcaaatggtaaaatcgaagaTGAGCTTGAAACAGTGAAAAATGAGGGAGTTGCTACGGAAGAAGTTCAAAAACCAAAATCTAAGAAGAAAAGTAATcgcaagaaaaaacaaacaagtgaAGACCAAGCTtacgaaattatttataagACAATCGGCGATGAtgaggagaatgatgatgtaGGATCAGAACGGTCGAGTGTGAAGGATGATGCAACAAAGCAGCaaacaaaaagagaaaaactgAAACCACAAAAAACGATTTCGGAAACGAAATCCTCCGACGAATACTCCAGCGATTTGGAAAGCGATTCGAGTACTTCTACTAGCATAACAGTAAAAGAACACAAAAGTTTTCGGATACTGAATGACGAAGAAGCggaaaaaatagaaagttcaaaacaaaaaccaaaaagAGTCGCTCGAAAACCCAAAAGTCCGCTAAAGAAACAACGTTCCCGATccgaagaaaataaaaaagacaaGAACAAAGTCAAAGAAATGGAAAAAACCACGAAGAGCAAGATTCCAACGTCTTTAACGAAGACGCCGTTGTTCAAGagtgacaaatatttgaacattCCCGatagaaaaacaaaatctagCATGGAATCTCGTGTTCCGTCGTTGCCAAATATAAACGAAAATCGAGACAAGTTCAAGGAACATCCGAGATCTGATTCGAACATGTCAGCGCCTTTGATGGCTTCGGTTTATAGCGACAACGAGAAAGCTAGCGCCTCCGATTTGGAAGAAGAAGAACAGCAAAGAGGTAGTGCGGTCAGAAGGAAAAAGGTGAAGAGGAAATCGAAGGCGAGAGAGGCGAGAAGCGCAGGAAGTGATTACGAAAGTAGTAATGTTATCGATTCGGGTTTTGAACCGAGTCCGAGAAGTAGCAGAATTCCGAAGTGGAAGAATATGACTGAAAGGGGTGTGAATATGACCTCTGTGACGCAATCGATTCAGACTAATATCAGAAG GTACCACCTTGAGCGCAAGATATTCCAGCACCTCCTGGATTTGAAACGGATGCAGATAAGAGCAGGTCAACACAACGAAGCAATTTTAGTAAAACGTGCCATAGACTCGTACCATCAATCCTGCGCCTCAACGATAGGAGCAGGACGATACGTCCCAGAAGACTACTCTTTCAGAAGTTTCGAGAAATTCCTGTACTTGTCTTTGCGCAAATTGCAAAGAAATGGTGCCGACCATTTAAAAGGACTTCCAGAGACAGCGGCAAATCCTTTGTTGTGCACTCAAAGTACTCACAGATGCATGCATGCCACTCATGCCTACACTGGGATTCCTTGCGCCGCATATC ATTCTTTAAAGAAATTTTCTGTGTCCGAAGATGCAGCTCAAAGAAGAACATGA
- the LOC138124227 gene encoding ankycorbin isoform X3, producing the protein MAAPDLVESHDEDGFTPLHLAVIAGNMPLVTFLLANKADVNAVDNEKHTVVHWATVCGETAALRAVLSAGAPVSTPDVHGGYPLHYAAQMCGGDKDSNLGLQVLQTLLSHSDIVVSVEDGDGRQPLLWAASAGSAKAVLALIRAKAAVEAPDKDGLTALHCAASRGHTDCIDSLLTLCGASPDVIDTNGCTALHYAVTLGHADATALLLAHGTDPNRQDRKGRTPAHCGCAKGQFETVKMIGAHGANLWLRNARGDLPLHEAAASGRRDLVRWLLDMRPSQVNARNNDGRCPLHLAALNDNADMCKILLDAGAQINPILRTSKNTFMTPLDCALQRGFRSTAKYLQLHGGVPANRLGDHGQAMNPGLNLQIKNDVTFWGDTSSDSERENGEVTRHSKRIQRKKLSHKYDKKRASLSGSDENSKLMSGHLDGRHKRRFGEKNRRVKTGGRSDSATSVEMSKHGNRKAPSGRFDYTNEIVINGKTEINIHQSKEIKTGENQEVQNKIPSKLSTEVAEKVISEAEKVTAEVTVEKEKRPKSAKHAKVREKSGKSTGKEDSARRKSRPNSKHTQGNIEQSKQSQTTERKVAKSVEENKDKNENENDNRLVPGEVVKEATSHQIDAIKETKLADQQSLMSNTSEDVEEHKNLVVEAAVHEPPKSTLTEDQDLEVAKEQDLDGKHEVDQEVDVAKETNEAIDKKIEQDSGEKHNVENEIEDSKGEGEGEGISESVVVAGEKIESEPIAETNDKSLEAEKTNGESDVKESDVMKEPTQETEETEKNNEEVSDALEEKKNENVTLEAGKSEVDAKLVETENNKVIDENLQETTVDTDKESSEKAEDKTNLDVSIADAPEIKDLNNEKEESEEQATAVSETVENNISKETVGVVEGAENKEELSGVENKLEKSEELGDQLKNGREDGKLESEVKTETNDVVAAQSTENDITVNGANGKIEDELETVKNEGVATEEVQKPKSKKKSNRKKKQTSEDQAYEIIYKTIGDDEENDDVGSERSSVKDDATKQQTKREKLKPQKTISETKSSDEYSSDLESDSSTSTSITVKEHKSFRILNDEEAEKIESSKQKPKRVARKPKSPLKKQRSRSEENKKDKNKVKEMEKTTKSKIPTSLTKTPLFKSDKYLNIPDRKTKSSMESRVPSLPNINENRDKFKEHPRSDSNMSAPLMASVYSDNEKASASDLEEEEQQRGSAVRRKKVKRKSKAREARSAGSDYESSNVIDSGFEPSPRSSRIPKWKNMTERGVNMTSVTQSIQTNIRRYHLERKIFQHLLDLKRMQIRAGQHNEAILVKRAIDSYHQSCASTIGAGRYVPEDYSFRSFEKFLYLSLRKLQRNGADHLKGLPETAANPLLCTQSTHRCMHATHAYTGIPCAAYLPKMDHHTIPKIGFTSTQCKPGTGFLPTINPKKGVTLELCHGNDKQVISLPADRLDQNKRYYVTFTVKGSENTPPNEDTGHRHSKSD; encoded by the exons TTTGCGGCGAGACGGCAGCTTTGAGGGCGGTTTTATCGGCAGGAGCCCCCGTTTCGACCCCCGATGTCCATGGCGGATATCCTCTTCACTATGCCGCCCAGATGTGCGGAGGT GACAAGGATTCCAACCTCGGCCTCCAAGTCCTGCAAACCCTGCTCTCCCACAGCGACATCGTCGTCTCCGTAGAAGACGGCGACGGTCGCCAACCACTCCTCTGGGCCGCAAGCGCCGGCTCTGCTAAAGCAGTCCTGGCCTTGATCCGAGCAAAAGCCGCCGTAGAAGCTCCAGACAAAGACGGCTTGACCGCCCTCCACTGTGCCGCCTCCAGGGGCCACACCGACTGCATCGACAGCCTCCTCACCCTATGCGGCGCCTCCCCCGACGTGATCGACACCAATGGTTGCACGGCCCTCCACTACGCCGTCACTCTAG GACACGCAGATGCCACCGCTCTGCTGTTGGCCCACGGAACCGATCCCAACCGGCAAGACAGAAAAGGGAGGACTCCAGCGCACTGCGGCTGTGCCAAAGGACAATTCGAAACGGTGAAGATGATCGGAGCTCACGGTGCAAATCTTTGGTTGAGAAATGCGAGAGGAGATCTTCCGCTGCACGAGGCTGCAGCGTCAGGGAGGAGGGACTTGGTGCGGTGGTTGTTGGACATGAGGCCCAGCCAAGTCAATGCAAGGAACAACGACGGTCGATGTCCGTTGCACCTGGCAGCTTTAAACGATAACGCCGACATGTGCAAG ATCTTGTTGGACGCTGGGGCACAAATCAACCCAATTCTTCGTACTTCCAAGAACACCTTCATGACCCCTTTGGACTGCGCCCTCCAGAGGGGCTTCCGATCTACTGCAAAGTACCTCCAGCTCCACGGTGGAGTTCCTGCCAACAGACTGGGAGACCACGGTCAAGCGATGAATCCAGGCCTCAACTTGCAGATCAAGAACGACGTGACCTTCTGGGGCGACACTAGCTCAGACAGCGAACGCGAAAACGGAGAAGTGACCAGGCACAGCAAGCGAATACAAAGGAAGAAGCTCTCGCACAAGTATGATAAGAAAAGAGCTTCGTTGTCCGGCAGTGACGAAAACAGTAAGTTGATGAGTGGCCACTTGGATGGTAGGCATAAACGACGATTCGGGGAGAAAAATCGAAGAGTTAAGACAGGAGGTAGAAGTGATAGTGCCACAAGCGTCGAAATGTCAAAGCATGGCAACAGAAAAGCACCATCAGGTAGATTTGATTATACGAATGAGATAGTTATCAATGGTAAGACGGAAATTAACATTCACCAAAGCAAAGAGATTAAGACTGGTGAAAATCAAGAAgtccaaaataaaataccGAGTAAATTATCAACGGAAGTAGCTGAGAAGGTGATCAGCGAGGCTGAAAAAGTGACAGCAGAAGTCACAGTTGAGAAAGAGAAAAGACCAAAAAGTGCGAAGCACGCCAAAGTAAGAGAGAAGTCGGGCAAATCGACGGGAAAAGAAGACAGTGCAAGGAGAAAGTCAAGGCCAAATTCTAAACATACACAGGGTAATATTGAACAATCGAAACAAAGTCAGACAACAGAAAGAAAAGTAGCAAAAAGTGTAGaagaaaataaagataaaaatgaaaatgaaaatgataatCGATTAGTGCCTGGTGAAGTAGTCAAGGAAGCTACTTCACACCAAATTGATGCAATCAAAGAAACAAAACTGGCTGATCAGCAGTCGTTAATGTCTAACACTAGTGAAGATGTAGAAGAGCATAAGAATCTCGTGGTTGAAGCAGCTGTGCACGAACCACCTAAATCTACATTAACTGAAGACCAAGATTTGGAAGTAGCCAAGGAACAAGATCTTGATGGTAAACATGAAGTAGATCAAGAGGTTGATGTTGCAAAGGAAACAAATGAAGCGATTGACAAAAAGATAGAACAAGATAGTGGTGAGAAGCAcaatgttgaaaatgaaattgaagACAGTAAAGGTGAAGGTGAAGGTGAAGGAATCAGTGAAAGTGTTGTTGTTGCTggggaaaaaattgaaagtgaACCAATAGCAGAAACCAATGACAAAAGTCTAGAGGCTGAAAAGACTAATGGTGAGTCTGATGTTAAAGAAAGTGATGTAATGAAAGAGCCAACACAAGAAACAGAAGAAACGGAGAAAAACAATGAAGAAGTTAGTGACGCTTTGGAAGAAAAGAAGAACGAAAATGTAACTTTGGAAGCAGGAAAATCGGAAGTCGATGCTAAATTGGTTGAGACTGAAAATAATAAGGTTATTGATGAAAATCTTCAAGAGACGACGGTTGATACTGACAAGGAATCTTCTGAAAAAGCCGAAGATAAAACTAATTTGGATGTTAGTATTGCAGACGCACCAGAAATAAAAGACTTGAACAATGAAAAAGAAGAGTCTGAAGAACAAGCTACTGCAGTGTCTGAAACGGTGgaaaacaatatttcaaaagaaaCTGTTGGAGTTGTTGAAGGTGCTGAAAACAAAGAGGAACTCTCTGGAGTTGAAAATAAGTTAGAAAAGAGTGAGGAATTAGGTGATCAATTGAAGAATGGCAGAGAAGATGGAAAGTTGGAATCGGAGGTAAAAACTGAAACGAATGATGTTGTTGCTGCACAATCTACTGAAAATGATATTACTGTTAATGGTgcaaatggtaaaatcgaagaTGAGCTTGAAACAGTGAAAAATGAGGGAGTTGCTACGGAAGAAGTTCAAAAACCAAAATCTAAGAAGAAAAGTAATcgcaagaaaaaacaaacaagtgaAGACCAAGCTtacgaaattatttataagACAATCGGCGATGAtgaggagaatgatgatgtaGGATCAGAACGGTCGAGTGTGAAGGATGATGCAACAAAGCAGCaaacaaaaagagaaaaactgAAACCACAAAAAACGATTTCGGAAACGAAATCCTCCGACGAATACTCCAGCGATTTGGAAAGCGATTCGAGTACTTCTACTAGCATAACAGTAAAAGAACACAAAAGTTTTCGGATACTGAATGACGAAGAAGCggaaaaaatagaaagttcaaaacaaaaaccaaaaagAGTCGCTCGAAAACCCAAAAGTCCGCTAAAGAAACAACGTTCCCGATccgaagaaaataaaaaagacaaGAACAAAGTCAAAGAAATGGAAAAAACCACGAAGAGCAAGATTCCAACGTCTTTAACGAAGACGCCGTTGTTCAAGagtgacaaatatttgaacattCCCGatagaaaaacaaaatctagCATGGAATCTCGTGTTCCGTCGTTGCCAAATATAAACGAAAATCGAGACAAGTTCAAGGAACATCCGAGATCTGATTCGAACATGTCAGCGCCTTTGATGGCTTCGGTTTATAGCGACAACGAGAAAGCTAGCGCCTCCGATTTGGAAGAAGAAGAACAGCAAAGAGGTAGTGCGGTCAGAAGGAAAAAGGTGAAGAGGAAATCGAAGGCGAGAGAGGCGAGAAGCGCAGGAAGTGATTACGAAAGTAGTAATGTTATCGATTCGGGTTTTGAACCGAGTCCGAGAAGTAGCAGAATTCCGAAGTGGAAGAATATGACTGAAAGGGGTGTGAATATGACCTCTGTGACGCAATCGATTCAGACTAATATCAGAAG GTACCACCTTGAGCGCAAGATATTCCAGCACCTCCTGGATTTGAAACGGATGCAGATAAGAGCAGGTCAACACAACGAAGCAATTTTAGTAAAACGTGCCATAGACTCGTACCATCAATCCTGCGCCTCAACGATAGGAGCAGGACGATACGTCCCAGAAGACTACTCTTTCAGAAGTTTCGAGAAATTCCTGTACTTGTCTTTGCGCAAATTGCAAAGAAATGGTGCCGACCATTTAAAAGGACTTCCAGAGACAGCGGCAAATCCTTTGTTGTGCACTCAAAGTACTCACAGATGCATGCATGCCACTCATGCCTACACTGGGATTCCTTGCGCCGCATATC